The following are encoded together in the Gemmatimonadaceae bacterium genome:
- a CDS encoding dihydrodipicolinate synthase family protein codes for MLQHDWSGVFTAITTPFRDDRSVDHAFLARHVTWLVDHGVRGIVPLGSLGEGAALSASEKVEVLATCREATRGRVPLVAGIGTLSTIDAVALARGAERVGCDGLMVLPPYVYRGDARETLAHLRAVIEATPLSCMLYNNPIAYGTDITPRQLGDLAEHANLHAVKESSGDIRRVTEIGERHGDRFRVFVGLDDAIVEGIAAGAVGWIAGLVNALPDESVQLFELAMDGTAEEARELYHWFLPLLRLDTVPKFVQLIKLVQQEVGMGSERVRPPRLELAGAERDDALTLIRAQLAALPQRIV; via the coding sequence ATGCTCCAGCACGACTGGTCCGGTGTGTTCACCGCGATCACCACGCCGTTTCGCGACGACCGCTCCGTGGACCACGCCTTTCTCGCCCGCCACGTCACGTGGCTCGTGGACCATGGAGTGCGCGGCATCGTCCCGCTCGGGTCGCTCGGCGAAGGCGCCGCCCTGAGCGCATCAGAGAAAGTCGAGGTCCTGGCCACCTGCCGCGAGGCCACGCGCGGCCGGGTGCCGCTCGTGGCCGGCATCGGCACCCTGTCCACGATCGACGCCGTGGCGCTGGCGCGCGGCGCCGAGCGCGTGGGGTGCGACGGCCTCATGGTGTTGCCGCCCTACGTGTACCGCGGCGATGCGCGCGAGACGCTCGCCCACCTGCGCGCCGTGATCGAGGCCACGCCGCTCTCCTGCATGCTCTACAACAACCCGATCGCCTACGGCACCGACATCACGCCCCGTCAGCTGGGCGATCTCGCCGAGCATGCCAATCTGCACGCGGTCAAGGAATCGAGCGGCGACATCCGCCGCGTGACCGAGATCGGGGAGCGTCACGGCGATCGCTTCCGCGTGTTCGTGGGCCTGGACGATGCGATCGTCGAGGGCATCGCCGCTGGCGCGGTGGGATGGATTGCCGGGCTCGTCAACGCGCTCCCGGACGAATCGGTGCAGCTGTTCGAACTGGCCATGGACGGAACGGCCGAGGAGGCGCGCGAGCTGTACCACTGGTTCCTGCCGCTGCTGCGGCTCGACACCGTGCCCAAGTTCGTGCAACTCATCAAGCTCGTGCAGCAGGAAGTGGGCATGGGCAGTGAACGCGTGCGCCCGCCGCGCCTCGAGCTCGCCGGGGCCGAACGCGACGACGCGCTGACGCTCATTCGCGCGCAACTGGCCGCCCTGCCGCAGCGCATCGTATGA
- a CDS encoding proline racemase family protein, with product MTAPSTATIHVVDSHTEGEPTRVVLDGWPMPEGATMAERRDDMRRRFDHLRRGVVLEPRGHDAIVGALLTPPVEAGSAAGVVFFNDVGYLGMCGHGTIGVVRTLEYLGRLAPGDVRLDTPVGTVAAHLDADGSVTVTNVPAYRWQAGVEVQVEGVGAIRGDVAWGGNWFFLVEHAEPALRADNIPELTRLTMAIRDALRAQGVRGADGADVDHIELFGPASRPDANSRNFVLCPGAAYDRSPCGTGTSAKLAVLHARGELAPREPWTQESITGSTFTGWLEEQDGQLVPHIRGRAYITGRTALHFDPGDPFRYGWNAG from the coding sequence ATGACGGCGCCGTCCACCGCGACGATCCACGTCGTGGACTCGCACACCGAGGGCGAGCCCACACGGGTGGTTCTCGACGGGTGGCCGATGCCGGAGGGCGCCACGATGGCCGAGCGCCGCGACGACATGCGGCGCCGCTTCGACCATCTGCGCCGCGGCGTGGTGCTCGAGCCGCGGGGCCACGACGCGATCGTCGGCGCCCTGCTCACGCCGCCGGTCGAAGCGGGGTCCGCGGCCGGCGTCGTGTTCTTCAACGACGTCGGGTACCTCGGCATGTGCGGCCACGGCACCATCGGGGTCGTGCGCACGCTCGAGTATCTGGGCCGGCTGGCGCCCGGCGACGTGCGGCTCGACACCCCCGTGGGAACCGTGGCGGCGCACCTCGACGCCGACGGCTCGGTGACGGTCACCAACGTGCCCGCGTATCGGTGGCAGGCCGGCGTGGAGGTGCAGGTGGAGGGCGTCGGCGCAATACGCGGCGACGTCGCATGGGGCGGCAACTGGTTCTTCCTCGTGGAACACGCCGAGCCGGCGCTGCGCGCCGACAACATTCCCGAGCTCACGCGCCTCACGATGGCGATTCGCGACGCGCTCCGCGCGCAGGGCGTGCGCGGCGCGGACGGCGCCGACGTGGATCACATCGAGTTGTTCGGGCCGGCTTCGCGCCCCGACGCCAACAGCCGCAACTTCGTGCTCTGTCCCGGCGCCGCGTACGACCGTTCGCCGTGCGGCACCGGCACGTCGGCCAAGCTCGCCGTGCTCCATGCCCGGGGCGAGCTGGCGCCGCGCGAACCATGGACGCAGGAGAGCATCACCGGCAGCACCTTCACCGGCTGGCTCGAGGAACAGGACGGACAGCTCGTGCCCCACATTCGCGGCCGCGCCTACATCACCGGACGCACCGCCCTCCACTTCGACCCTGGCGATCCGTTCCGCTACGGGTGGAACGCCGGATGA